The sequence GTAAATGACGATGAAATTGAAAGAAGTAAAAAATATTTAATTTCCCATACTCTTATGGGACTTGAAGGGAATCTTGAATACATGATGTTTCTTGGAGAACAACGACTTTTAAGAGAGAAAATTACATCTGTGGAAGAAATAAGAAAAAAAATAGAAGAAGTTACAAAAGAGGATGTTAAAGAAGTTGCAGAACAACTTTTTACTCAGAAAAATTTTTATTTAGCAATGATTTCTCCTTATGGAGAGGGAAAAAAATTTCTAAAAATAACTGATGAACTAAAATAAAAACTTTAAAAAGGAGGATTTAAATGTCAAATGAAATTTTAAATGGAATTAAAGAAAGTGTTATAGTGGGAGATGCAAAAAAAACAGAAGAATTAGTAAATAAAGCGGTAAAAGAGAATATTGAAGTTAAAAAAATTTTAGATGAAGGACTTATTGCAGGGATGATGGTTGTTGGAGAGAAGTTTAAAAATAATGAATATTATGTTCCAGAAGTTCTAATTGCTGCCAGAGCAATGCATAAAGGAATGGATATTATAGAACCATTAATTGTTCAGGCAGGAATAAAACCAGTTGCAAAATTAGCAATAGGAACAGTAAAAGGAGACCTGCATGATATAGGTAAAAATCTT is a genomic window of bacterium containing:
- a CDS encoding corrinoid protein; protein product: MSNEILNGIKESVIVGDAKKTEELVNKAVKENIEVKKILDEGLIAGMMVVGEKFKNNEYYVPEVLIAARAMHKGMDIIEPLIVQAGIKPVAKLAIGTVKGDLHDIGKNLVVMMWKGAGFEVEDLGIDVPPEKFVEAANRGTQIIGMSALLTTTMIAMKEVIEKLKETGIRDKVKIIIGGAPVTQEYADEIGADAYAPDAATGVDKVKELLNIK